In Archocentrus centrarchus isolate MPI-CPG fArcCen1 unplaced genomic scaffold, fArcCen1 scaffold_37_ctg1, whole genome shotgun sequence, the following proteins share a genomic window:
- the LOC115776737 gene encoding uncharacterized protein LOC115776737, which translates to MPLRRRYNTANQVHPSVSADGSAGSAQVEQLDNVEGKGETPGTPSTLAPTATAIIQQLRDKITVLEDERNFLREQLKKALDNIPTTSAKRHHSPSSSSSSDSSASDSESSSSPSDGKKSKKAKKKKKKKVSQFGKRMKHPEDVKHRYMFVLKTFKKTHSLNRSCEKLNVDRNTIAYTAVIAEVLLVADSEEKCRVPPFTGGSLLKYAKEVKVFLYDEPEQE; encoded by the exons ATGCCTTTAAGAAGAAGGTACAACACAGCCAACCAGGTACATCCATCTGTGAGTGCTGATGGCAGTGCTGGATCTGCACAGGTGGAACAACTTGACAATGTAGAGGGTAAAGGAGAAA CGCCAGGAACTCCATCTACGTTGGCTCCAACTGCTACAGCAATAATTCAGCAGCTAAGAGACAAAATTACTGTCCTTGAAGATGAAAGAAATTTCCTcagagaacagctgaaaaaagcacTGGATAACATCCCTACTACTTCAG CAAAACGACATCATTCCCCCTCAAGTTCCAGTTCCTCAGATTCATCAGCCTCAGACTCTGAGTCGTCTTCTTCACCGAGTGACGGGAAAAAGAGCAAGaaggccaagaagaagaagaagaagaaagtgtcaCAGTTTGGCAAAAGAA TGAAACACCCAGAAGATGTCAAACACAGGTATATGTTTGTTCTTAAAACattcaagaaaacacacagcctGAACCGAAGTTGTGAAAAACTCAACGTGGATCGAAACACTATTGCCTACACAGCCGTCATTGCTGAAGTCCTTTTGGTAGCGGACAGCGAGGAGAAATGTAGGGTTCCACCCTTTACTGGCGGCTCACTCCTTAAGTATGCAAAAGAGGTGAAGGTTTTCCTTTATGATGAGCCAGAGCAAGaatag